DNA sequence from the Deltaproteobacteria bacterium genome:
TCGATCACGCGCTTGTCGTTCACCCGAGGCGCCTCGACTTCGATCGTTCCCGAACCAGTTACGATCGTCCGGGCAGGCTTGTGCCCGTTGCGTACGACCAGGGCGTGACCGTCCTCGTCGCGGTCGTCCCGATGGCTCGCGACGTACTCGGCGACCTCGGCTTCCAGCGCCGCCGTCAGCATCCGGCGCGCTCCCTCACGCGCGATCGCTTCCAAGCTCGGGATCTCGTCTTCTTCGTTCTTCTCGACTACTCTCAGCACGGGTGGCGTACTCCTTCCCCCTCGGTTGGCGCCGAGGGCCTTGTGGTTGGAACTCACAAGGAAGGGTACGCCGCCCTTTTCACGTCCTCCAGAATCCACAGGATTCGGTCATATCTCAAGCACGTCACGCGCATGCTGCTCTGGCAGGAGTACCGGGAGGGCGAGCCCGAGGGCTACCAGTACAGCCAATTCTGCGATCGGTACGGGCAGTGGGCGAAGACACTGCCGCTCTCGATGCGGGAAATCTAGGAAGGGCTGTTGCTCCCCGTGGCCAGCAGCGTGAACTTCAGGCCCGGCGGGGTCACGAACAACAACGGCTTCGTGCCGCTCTCGACGGACGGCGCCGCATCGTTCGATATCTACAACGGCGCGCCCGGATCTACGCACGTCGTAGTCGACGTGACCGGCTACTTCTCGTGACTCCAATCCCCCTCGACGGGGGCGTAGGTTCCCCCGACGGGGAGTGTAGGTAAAGCCGGCACCCGGCTCTGAAAATCGAGTGCCGACACGACGACCGGATCGATCCCATCGTTCGCGCCGGGGGCTGTCCACCCGCTGGATGACCGGGCTACGGCGGCGTGATGGAGCGGCGGCGCGGTCACGTCGAGCTGGCGCGGATCCGCGAGCTCGCGGGCGCGGTCGAAGTCCGGCGTGACGATCGCGTTGAGCGTGGGGTTGACGCGCTCGGCGCGCGCGATGGCGGCCGCTACCAGCTCGGTGGCGGAGATCTCACCGCTTCGCACCAGGGCTGCCTGTCCGACGGCGTCGAGTTCCAGGAGGTCGCTCATGGGTCTCGATCCTCTCAGGCTCCACGCCGGGAGAGCAAAGCGCAGGGCCGGCTGCCGGCGTGCTAACGTCGGGGCCCCACGAAGGAGAACGTGCGCATGACCGAAGCAGCCGTGCATCCGCTGGTCCAGGCCGGCAAGGTGGCCGTGGTACCAGGCGTCTACGACGTCCTCTCCGCGCGCATGGCGCACCGCGCCGGGTTCGGCTTCGCCGTCCTCACGGGCTACGGTGTCGCCGCCAGCTACCTCGGTGAGCCCGATTTCGGCTTGCTCACCCAGACCGAGATCCTCGACACCGCGCGGCGCATCCTGAACCGGGTGCCGATTGGACTGGTCGTCGACGGTGACACCGGCTTCGGCGGGCCCCTCAACGTGCAGCGCATGGTGCGCGAGCTGATCCGAATGGGCGCCTCCGGTGTGATCCTCGAAGACCAGACCTGGCCGAAGCGTTGCGGCCACATGCGCGGCAAGGACGTGATCGACGCCGAGGAGCATGCGGCGAAGATCCGCGCCGCCGTCGATGCGCGCGGCGACAAGCCGTTCGTGATCACCGCCCGGACCGACGCCGTGATGACCCACGGCCTCGACGAGGCGATCCGTCGGGCCAAGCTGTACAAGGACGCCGGGGCCACGGTGCTGTTTGTGGAGGGCCCACGCACGAAGGAGGAGATCATGCGGGTCGGCAGGGAGCTTCCGCCGCCCCTCGCGATCAATCTCATCGAGGGCGGCGACACGCCGCTCTTCACCGTGGAAGAGCTCCAGCAGTTCGGGTTCTTCAGCGTAGGCTTCGTGCTGTCGGGCCTGTTCGCGGCCACGCACGCCCTCGAGCGTACCTACCGGCACATCCGCACCCACGCGTCGACCGATGCGGTCCGCGACCAGATGATGGACTTCCCGCGGTTCGTCGACTTCATCGGTGTCCAGGAACGCTATGCCGATGACGAGAAGTACCGGGCGCGCTAGGGGACACGTTCATTGTCGGCGATGACGGCTCACGAGCTGACGACCACCGGCGGCCCTGCCATGCGCGAGGTCGAGCACAGCATGACCCACGCCGAGCCGGTCTCATTTCGGCAGCTGTGCGAGCGCACGTCGCGCGACTCGACCGGAGAGGAAACGAGAGGAAGAAGAAGGCTGAGCACCGCGGGCCCATTCGCCCGGCAGGGGCGTAGGTGAAAGTGGGCACCGGCTCATCCCTCCGAGGGACGCACACCAGCTGATCCTCTGGATCCTCGGTGGCCCGAAGTGCGACGCGCCGGGCTGCACGCAGATCCAGCCACGCTCGACGATGCCGATCCGCGGCCTGCGCGACACGCTGCCGCTGCACTGGGACGGCGTCCCGGGCGATCCCTACGGCGGCACGAACGGGCAGGTCGCCGGCGGGCCGGTCGCGAGCGTGCCGCCGCGGTGCAGCGGGGAGCTCGACTGCTTCCGTGACCTGATCGACGGCAGCCTGTCGTCGACGATGTGCGACCTCGACGACTGCGGCCGCAACGACGCCGGTCTGCCGGGTGAGCTCGACGAGGACGCGCGCGACGCCATGGCGGTACGAGCTCGCGTCGTGGGCGATGGGCTTCGGCACGCCGGCGACCCCCGCGATCAACCGCATCAACTTCGGCTTCGGTCCGTTCGCGGTCTGGCAGATGTTCCTCGAGGGCGGCACCGGATTCAGCGGTGCCTTCGCGCGCCAGGTGACGATCGACGCACGAGCCGCGGGCGCGTCACGGGCGGAGACCGAGGCACGGCTCGCCGACCTCGAGCGCGCCGCCGCGGAGGGCGTGATCGAGCTCTCGGGCGAGGGCGTGCGCTTCGACGGCGGGACGGCCGAGCCGGTCACGCTGGTGTTCGCGCGCGGCGTCTACGCTCCGCGCCGTGGCCGGGCCGCGCCGCTGACGCGCGGCGCGCTCCTCGAGCGGGCCGCGTCCGGGGCGCTCGTGGTCACGTTCACGGGGCGCCTCGGCCCGAACGTCGGCTTCGAGCACCCGCAGCCGCTGCTCTGGTCCGAGCCGCAGCCCGGCCGGGCGGTCCTCCACCGCTTGCCGCACCTGCCGGCGGAGAACCCGATGGAGCTGTTCGGGCGGCACGTCGCGCCGGGCGCGTGCGTGCTCGTCGACGGACGCCGCGTCCACGGAACGGTCGGCTGCGCTGGCGGCGGACGGCTGCCCCGATGCGACGACGAGCGGGTCGAGATCCGCATCGACCTCGACGGGACCGCGACGCCCGGGATGCACCTCCTGCAGGTCGTGAACGTCGGCGGCTTGACGAGCAACGAGTTCCCGATCTTCTTGGACGAGTAGGACGAACGAGGGAGGGACACGCGTGCCGCACGACCTGATCATTCGCCACGGAACCGTGATCGACGGCACCGGTGCGCCCGGACGCCGCGCCGACGTCGCGATCGACGGCGATCGGATCTCGGCGATCGGGGACCTCGCGGGCGGGAGCGCGGCGCGCGAGATCGACGCGACCGGGCTCGTCGTCACGCCCGGCTTCGTCGACCTGCACACCCACCTCGACGCGCAGGTGGCGTGGGACCCCTTCATGACGTCGAGCTCGTGGCACGGCGTCACGACGGTGGTGACGGGCAACTGCGGTGTGACGTTCGCGCCGGTCCTGCCGGGCGACCGCGAGTACCTCGCGTCGATGATGGAGAGCGTCGAGGACATCCCGCGCAAGGCCATTCTCGAAGGCCTGCCGTGGGACTGGGAGACCTTCCCCCAGTACCTCGACTCGGTGCAGCGCCTGGCGCCGGCGCTCAACGTGGTCGGCCTCGTCGGTCACTGCGCGGTGCGCTGGCAGGTGATGCGCGAGCGCGCGCTCACCGACGAGGCGCCGACCGCGGCCGAGATGGCGCGCATGCGCGAGATCGCGGCCGAGTCGATCGCGGGCGGGGCCGTCGGGTACTCGACGTCGCGGCTGCTCGGCCACGTCGTGCCCGACGGGCGCAAGGTGCCGGGCACGTTCTCGCCGATCGAGGAGTACCTGGCGATCGCCGACGGCATGAACGACGCGGGCGGCGGGCCCTTCCAGGCGGTGCTCGACTTCGACACCAAGTTCGAGCACGAGATCCGTCTGCTGCACGCCATGGCGGAGCGCTGCGGCGACGTGCTGTACTCGGGCGGCGTCGGCAACGCGCCGGCCACGAGCGGCGACCGGGCCGCGCTCGACTTCTTCGGCCGCTTCCTCGAGGACACGCGCGCGCGGTTCGGACGCATCACGTCGATCGCGATGACGCGGCCGAGCGGCATGCTGATCGGGCTCGCGCAGGTGTCGCCGGTCGCGGGCCGGCACTGGGCGCGGCTGCTGGCGCTGCCGACGATGGCGGAGCGTCTCGCGGCGCTGCGGGACGCCGCGACGCGTGCCGAGCTGATCGCCGAGGGGCAGCGCAAGGGGCTCTGGTTCGACCCGCAACACGTCTACCCGCTCGGCAACGGCGACACGCCCGACTACGGCATCGAGCACGGGCGCTCGGTCGCGGCGCTGGCGGCGGACGCGGGTGTGCACCCGGTCGAGGTGCTCGTCGACCGGCTGCTCGCCAGCGAAGGCCGCGAGCTGTTCAACGCGTGGTTCTACAACCGCAACACGCCGGCGCTCGCCGAGTACCTGCAGCTCGACGGCGTCTGTCCGGGGCTCAGCGACGCCGGCGCGCACGCGGGGCAGATCTGCGACGCCGACGCGCAGACGCACTACCTCGCGTACTGGTGCCGCGAGCGCGGGAGCGTGGCCCTCCAAGATGCGATCCACCGGCTGAGCGCGCGTCCCGCCGCGGTCCTCGGGCTCGTCGACCGCGGCACGCTCGTGCCCGGCGCGTACGCCGACGTGAACGTGCTCGACCCGGCGGGGCTGCGCTTCGGCTACCCGGAGTACGTACGCGACTTCCCGGACGGGAAGGGGAGGCTGCGCGTGCGGTCGGAGGGCTACGCCGCGACGCTGGTGAACGGCCGCGTGGTCACCGAGCGCGGTGCACACACGGGCGAACGTCCGGGGCGCGTGCTGCGCGAGTTCGCGCGCGGGTGAAGGGGGAATCACCATGGGTGAGATCGACGGCGGCGAGGTCCTGGTGCGCGGGCTCCGCGCCGAGGGGGTCGAGGTGCTCTTCGCCATCGCCGACGTCTCCTACACACCGGTGGTCCGCAGTGCGGCGGCGGCCGGAATGCGCATCGTCGGCGGGCGCCACGAGAGCGCGAACGTGCACATGGCGGACGGCTGGGCGCGGGTGACCGGTGGAGTGGCCGTCGCCATGGCGGGTATGGGCCCGGGTGTCGCGAACCTCGTTCCGGGCGTCATCACGGCCTGGATCGAGGGTGTGCCGGTCGTGGTGGTGGCGACGCAGCGCACCCACCGCGCGCACCTCGCGATCCGCCGCGGGCGCTTCCAGTACACGCCGCAGATCGAGGTGTTCCGTCCGGTGACGAAGTTCGCTGGTCAGGTTCCGAACGCGCGGCGCATCCCCGAGTACGTGCGCGAGGCGTTCCGCTGCGCGCTCACCGGACGGCCGGGGCCGGTCTACCTCGAGATCGCGGACGAGATTCTGCGCCAGCGCGTCGCGGAGGAAGCGGTCGGTACCCCGTTGCCCGAGCGCTACCGCACGCCGCCAGCGGCGCCCGACCCCGACGCCGTGGCGCGCGCCGCCGACCTGCTCGGCAAGGCGCGCCGCACGTTGATCCTCGCCGGGCAGGGCGTGCAGCGCGCCGGCGCGAGCGCCGAGCTCGCCGCCCTCGCCGAGCGGGCGGGCGCGCTGGTGACGGGCACACCGGCAGCGCGCGGCGTCGTCGCGGAGGACCACGCGCAAGCCGTCAACCTGAACTTCCCCGGCGGCGCCCAGGCGATGCGCACGGCCGACGTGGTGCTCGCGGTCGGCACGCAGATCGGAGAGATGCCGCTCAGAGGCCCGATCATCGCTTCGGGCGCCCGATTCCGCGCTGGCGACGGATGTTACAGAACGCCTCTTGCCGGAACTCCGGGCTAGGATCGCGCTTGTTTGTCCTATCCTCCGTTCGCATGCCGGTTCATCGCTTCTTCCTCGTTCGCTTGCGGGGCGGCGCTGGCACGGTTAGCTCGCGCACTTCGCGGCGAATCTCTCTCTGCAGCTCGGCTACATCGCGCAGCAGCTCGGGCACGCCGACATTGGCGTCACCGCGCGGCACTACGCGAGATGGTGGGGGGGGCAGCGAGTACCGCGAGCCGCTGCAACTCGAGGCGGGCGAAGTACCCGCGGATCTACTCGCGCGGCTCGTCGAGTCCCCCCAGGGCCCCACAGCTACGACTTCGACGACGACGGGCCGTTCGGCGGCGATCTCGCAAGTGACCGAGACGGCAGCGATTCCGATGGTGCCCAGGACTGGACTCGAACCAGCACCCCATTGCTGGGACCAGGCCCTCAACCTGGCGTGTCTACCAATTTCACCACCTGGGCAGGTGGAGCACTTGCGCGTTTATAGGAGCGCGCGGGCGCGCTTTCAACTCGGAGGCTTGGCGGGCGCCTCGGGCGCCGCCGGCTCGGGCGCCGGGGCGGGCGGTGACGCGGGGACCTCGATCGACTCGAAGCCCGACGGCGCGCCGCCCGGCTCGCTCGGCGGGGCGGTCGATTCGGCCTCGGGCGCGGTCTCGGGCGCGACCGGCGCTTCGATCGCGGGGGCATCGAGCAGGTCGTCCGCGCTGGTGTCGGCGGCAAAGCGTGCCAGCACGAAGGCGAGCACCATGAAGAGCACCGCGGACACGGTCGTGAGCTTTGTCAGGAAGTTTCCTGCACCGCGCGCTCCGAAGACCGTCTGGCTGGAGCCGGCGCCGAGCGATACGCCGATGTCTGCTCCCTTACCGTGCTGCAGAAGCACCACGATGATCAGGAACAGGCAGACGGCGATGTAGACGATCGAGAGAAGAATCGTCACCCGGAGACTCCCGTGCCGCGCTCGCGGAAGCGGATGATGGCAGAGAAGCTCTGCGGGTCAAGGCTCGCGCCCCCGACCAGCGCCCCGTCGATGTCCGGCTGGGACAGCAGCTCGGCGGCGTTGTCGGGCTTCACCGAGCCCCCGTACTGGATTCGCACGCTCGCGGCCGCGGCGCCGAAGCGGTCCGCGAGCCGCGCCCGGACGAAGGCGTGCGCCTGCTGCGCGAGTTCGGGCGTGGCGGTCTTTCCCGTGCCGATCGCCCAGACCGGCTCGTAGGCGACCACGAGCTCGGACGCGAGCCCCGGGTCGGCCTCGGCGAGCGACCCCTCGAGCTGCGCGCGGAGAACGTCGAGGGTGCGGCCGGACTCTCGCTCGGCCAACGACTCGCCCACGCAGAGGATCGGGCGCAGGCCGGCGGCCTGCACCGCGCGGAGCTTCTTGGCGACGAACGCGTCCGTCTCGCCGAAGATCGCGCGGCGTTCGGAGTGGCCCAGGATCACGTAGCGGCAGCCGACGTCGGCGAGCATGGCAATCGAGATCTCGCCGGTGAAAGCGCCCTTGGCCTCGAAGTGCGCGTTCTGGCCCGCGAGCGCGACGCGGCTCTCGGCCAGCGTGTCGCGAAGCGCGGCGAGCGCGGTGAAGGGCGGGGCGATCGCGACCTCGACGTCGGTCACGCTGCGCACGAGCGGCGCGAACGCGCGCGCGAACTCCACCGACTCGGCGATCGTCTTGTGCATCTTCCAGTTCGCGGCGATGAACGGGGTTCTCAAGCGTGCCTCCGGAGCGCCTCGACACCGGGGAGCGCGCTCCCCTCGAGGAACTCGAGCGATGCGCCGCCTCCGGTCGAGAGGTGCGAGATCCGCGCGCCGACACCGGCCGCGGCCACCGCGGCGAGCGAGTCTCCGCCGCCCACGACGGTATAGGCGGGGCTTCGCGCGAGCAGCTCCGCGACGGCGCGCGTGCCCGCGTCGAACGGCGGCTTCTCGAACAGGCCGAGCGGCCCGTTCCAGAACACGGTCTTCGCCGAAGCGAGGCGCTTCGCGATTGCCTCGCGCGAGCGCGGCCCGATGTCGAGCGCCATCGCGTCGTCGGGGATGCGGTCCACCGTTCGCGCGCCCGCGGTGTCGTCGATGCTCGAAGCCACGACGTGGTCCACGGGCAGAAGGATCTCCGTGCTTCCGGAGAGCAGCTTGCTTGCGGTCTCGATCAGGTCGCGCTCGACCAGCGAGCGTCCGATCGGCTCATCGCGCGCGAGCAGGAACGTGTAGGCCATCGCGCCGCCGATCGCGATCGAGTCCGCGCGACGAGCGAGCTGTTCGAGCACGCGCAGCTTGTCGGAGACCTTCGCGCCGCCGAGGATGCACACGTACGGATGCTCGGGC
Encoded proteins:
- a CDS encoding phosphoglycerate kinase — its product is MRLPSVADLELRGKRVFIRADLNVPLAGGQVADASRIDASRETLDFVRSRGGRVVLASHLGRPKAAPEAKYSLAPVARHMGLPLASDCVGAEVEERVARLRDGDAILLENLRFHAGEEKNDPAFVAKLARLCDVYVNDAFGTAHRAHASTEGLAHACSQSAAGFLLLREVEALSRVRDQPEHPYVCILGGAKVSDKLRVLEQLARRADSIAIGGAMAYTFLLARDEPIGRSLVERDLIETASKLLSGSTEILLPVDHVVASSIDDTAGARTVDRIPDDAMALDIGPRSREAIAKRLASAKTVFWNGPLGLFEKPPFDAGTRAVAELLARSPAYTVVGGGDSLAAVAAAGVGARISHLSTGGGASLEFLEGSALPGVEALRRHA
- a CDS encoding thiamine pyrophosphate-binding protein — encoded protein: MGEIDGGEVLVRGLRAEGVEVLFAIADVSYTPVVRSAAAAGMRIVGGRHESANVHMADGWARVTGGVAVAMAGMGPGVANLVPGVITAWIEGVPVVVVATQRTHRAHLAIRRGRFQYTPQIEVFRPVTKFAGQVPNARRIPEYVREAFRCALTGRPGPVYLEIADEILRQRVAEEAVGTPLPERYRTPPAAPDPDAVARAADLLGKARRTLILAGQGVQRAGASAELAALAERAGALVTGTPAARGVVAEDHAQAVNLNFPGGAQAMRTADVVLAVGTQIGEMPLRGPIIASGARFRAGDGCYRTPLAGTPG
- a CDS encoding amidohydrolase family protein: MPHDLIIRHGTVIDGTGAPGRRADVAIDGDRISAIGDLAGGSAAREIDATGLVVTPGFVDLHTHLDAQVAWDPFMTSSSWHGVTTVVTGNCGVTFAPVLPGDREYLASMMESVEDIPRKAILEGLPWDWETFPQYLDSVQRLAPALNVVGLVGHCAVRWQVMRERALTDEAPTAAEMARMREIAAESIAGGAVGYSTSRLLGHVVPDGRKVPGTFSPIEEYLAIADGMNDAGGGPFQAVLDFDTKFEHEIRLLHAMAERCGDVLYSGGVGNAPATSGDRAALDFFGRFLEDTRARFGRITSIAMTRPSGMLIGLAQVSPVAGRHWARLLALPTMAERLAALRDAATRAELIAEGQRKGLWFDPQHVYPLGNGDTPDYGIEHGRSVAALAADAGVHPVEVLVDRLLASEGRELFNAWFYNRNTPALAEYLQLDGVCPGLSDAGAHAGQICDADAQTHYLAYWCRERGSVALQDAIHRLSARPAAVLGLVDRGTLVPGAYADVNVLDPAGLRFGYPEYVRDFPDGKGRLRVRSEGYAATLVNGRVVTERGAHTGERPGRVLREFARG
- the secG gene encoding preprotein translocase subunit SecG; protein product: MTILLSIVYIAVCLFLIIVVLLQHGKGADIGVSLGAGSSQTVFGARGAGNFLTKLTTVSAVLFMVLAFVLARFAADTSADDLLDAPAIEAPVAPETAPEAESTAPPSEPGGAPSGFESIEVPASPPAPAPEPAAPEAPAKPPS
- a CDS encoding oxaloacetate decarboxylase; protein product: MTEAAVHPLVQAGKVAVVPGVYDVLSARMAHRAGFGFAVLTGYGVAASYLGEPDFGLLTQTEILDTARRILNRVPIGLVVDGDTGFGGPLNVQRMVRELIRMGASGVILEDQTWPKRCGHMRGKDVIDAEEHAAKIRAAVDARGDKPFVITARTDAVMTHGLDEAIRRAKLYKDAGATVLFVEGPRTKEEIMRVGRELPPPLAINLIEGGDTPLFTVEELQQFGFFSVGFVLSGLFAATHALERTYRHIRTHASTDAVRDQMMDFPRFVDFIGVQERYADDEKYRAR
- a CDS encoding triose-phosphate isomerase; the protein is MRTPFIAANWKMHKTIAESVEFARAFAPLVRSVTDVEVAIAPPFTALAALRDTLAESRVALAGQNAHFEAKGAFTGEISIAMLADVGCRYVILGHSERRAIFGETDAFVAKKLRAVQAAGLRPILCVGESLAERESGRTLDVLRAQLEGSLAEADPGLASELVVAYEPVWAIGTGKTATPELAQQAHAFVRARLADRFGAAAASVRIQYGGSVKPDNAAELLSQPDIDGALVGGASLDPQSFSAIIRFRERGTGVSG